caatgaaataagggctgcagcttcggcaaacagtggggcagtggttagcgtggttgcctcacagcaagaaggtcctgggttcgagccccggggtagtccaaccttggtgggtcatcctctgtgtggagtttgcatgttctccccgtgtctgcgtgggtttcttgcgGGGGGCtatggtttcctcctacagtccaaagacatgtaaggcaGGTGAATTGGccctactaaattgttcctagggatgaatgggtgtgtgtgtgtgtgtgtgtgtgtgtgtgtgtgtttcagggtgtctccccgcctgccgcacaatgactgctggaataggctccagcatccctgcgaccctgagagcaggataagtggttaagataatggatggatggatggcttcgccatagacaaacacagtacaagatatacacagatgaagaccaaatgctaaaaataagttaaaaaagagcacgagtgcaaaatatttaaagatatccacagacattcagtgggtagccaggttcaggtgggcaacggcttggggaaagaagctgtttttgagccttgtggtacgggctctgaggctcctgtagcgcctcccagagtgcaggggggagaagagtccatggttggggtgggtgggatctctgctgatgctgagaccccttcgaaggcagcgtttgtgataaatgtcttttatggctgggagctgggtaccggtgatatgctgggcggccttgacgacccgctgcagagctttctggtctactgaggtgcagttgccgtaccacactgagatgcagatgttcaggatgctctctatggtgcagtggtagaagttggtgagaattttgggagatagacgggcgctcctcagcctcctcaggaaatgcaggcgttgttgggcctttttcacaagggcctgggtgtttgatgtccttcAGTGGCAAGAAACTCTTGTaaacttttaattttttttccttaaaTTATTCTGATGGTGATGACCTGTGCACAAGTGGGCGGTATATTTGCTTGAAGCTGCCAAACATCAATGGACTTGAGTTGCATTTTAATTTCTTTAACAAGTGAATGAAATTTACATTGCAGTTCGATGGAAACATAGCTGATTTTGTGCCATGGAGAaatctatttatttgtttgtttttgtttctaatGCTCTTTATCACATAACGTTTTAATTGACATTTCAACTTTTCTTCCTCAaactagcttttttttttttgcgatattTTGGATTTGGGGGATAGTTCAGCATCACCATCCAGCGTTCCTTACCTGCAATTTGGAATTTTAGGCTTGATGAAAACAAAGCAAGTACAATTACCTATGTCGTGTCTTTGAGTACCCCTTTGAGTTAGACATAGTTTAAATTCATGCATCTTAACCAGAGgccttgaaaactcacctcttgttCAGGTAGGTGTTCGAAACCCAGGAGTTGGTACACACTGCTGTGAGAGCTGAACCTGTGACCTGCTGGGTACAGGACTCCACGACAGGGTCACACTGTTCTGCTGAAACAAATAATTTTACTGTGCATGTTTATACTGAGATGTCTGtattaaccccccacccccacaggaGTGGTATTTCCCTACTACTCACAGAAAGGACGCTACCATTTCAACTTCCTGGAGGCCCAGAAAGCATGTGTAGAGCAAGACGGCACATTGGCCACGTTTGAGCAACTTTTCACAGCGTGGGAGGAGGGGCTAGACTGGTGCAATGCTGGCTGGTTGGCTGACGGTACAGTGCAGTATCCAATCACTGTGCCACGCGAGGGCTGTGGCGGTGTGGACTTGGCCCCGGGAATGCGCAGCTATGGGCATCGCCATGTCCTCCACCGTTTTGATGCTTTCTGCTTTGCTGCTAATGTCAAGGGTCAGTGTGCACATGTGCCTGAACAGTTAAAAACGATACAATCTCATTACTAATGCGTATGAACAGCAGCTACTTGGggttgggattttttttccctttagttCCAACCTCTTCTTTGTGTCCTTCTTGTTGTAGGGACTGTGTACTTCTTAAAACATCCGTCCAAGCTCAACTTCACCGAAGCAGTCCAGGCATGTGCCAACAACGGTGGCCAAATTGCCAAAGTGGGGCAGCTCTACGCGGCATGGAGGCTGATGGGATTGGATCAATGCGATGCCGGATGGTTGGCTGACGGCAGTGTCCGTTACCCCATTGCGAAAGCCAGGCCTAACTGCGGACCGGCAGAACCAGGGGTGCGTAGCTTTGGCTTTCCCCCTCAGCACCAGAAATTTAGCGTTTACTGCTATCAGTAGACCTCGGTTAGACTCGATGtaaacaaaacatgaaaacacGCTTAGCCAAACTATTCTCACAATGCACTGATGTAAAGCTTGGCCCCGGAggctaatgctagcgttagctttaGCCTGGTGGAAAGTTACCATTTCCGCTCAGCCAGTTCAGTTGGCATTGAACCAAGT
The window above is part of the Lampris incognitus isolate fLamInc1 chromosome 6, fLamInc1.hap2, whole genome shotgun sequence genome. Proteins encoded here:
- the hapln3 gene encoding hyaluronan and proteoglycan link protein 3 gives rise to the protein MLGVQRPLLVVWVCLLIPGSHGKYNNGFYYHDFTNGNGNGEIYYNGVRLYVESPQPSVSAIRGSSITLPCHFRYEPELNIPRRTRVKWSWLPALSLNGHATPSTAAVTMETEVMVAMGNRHRSYGSFRGRVRLRRSTPGDMSLVINELQLNDTGRYRCEVIDGLEDESVTVDLELRGVVFPYYSQKGRYHFNFLEAQKACVEQDGTLATFEQLFTAWEEGLDWCNAGWLADGTVQYPITVPREGCGGVDLAPGMRSYGHRHVLHRFDAFCFAANVKGTVYFLKHPSKLNFTEAVQACANNGGQIAKVGQLYAAWRLMGLDQCDAGWLADGSVRYPIAKARPNCGPAEPGVRSFGFPPQHQKFSVYCYQ